One window of the Perca flavescens isolate YP-PL-M2 chromosome 5, PFLA_1.0, whole genome shotgun sequence genome contains the following:
- the gatc gene encoding LOW QUALITY PROTEIN: glutamyl-tRNA(Gln) amidotransferase subunit C, mitochondrial (The sequence of the model RefSeq protein was modified relative to this genomic sequence to represent the inferred CDS: deleted 1 base in 1 codon), with protein sequence MSAFSLAAKRTCRGVSCLKISRYSVTNVENFHRRRNSCLQSHITNVTRLFSSHPHNSKVPEVATWEPVPEDQLPPPAHIPTDLVDKLERLALVDFRTKQGLACLEKAIRFADQLHVVDTSGVEPMDSVLEDRALNLRDDAVMEGDCAEELLQLSKNTAEEYFVAPPGNIPLPKREERAALLKHSEL encoded by the exons ATGTCAGCGTTTAGTCTCGCTGCTAAACGCACATGCCGTGGCGTGTCGTGCCTGAAAATCAGTCGATACTCCGTAACAAACGTGGAGAACTTccacagaagaagaaacagCTGCTTGCAGAGCCACATCACAAATGTAACGCGTCTGTTTAGCTCTCATCCACATAACTCCAAG GTACCAGAGGTTGCAACATGGGAACCAGTACCAGAGGACCAACTTCCCCCG CCTGCCCATATTCCTACTGACCTGGTGGACAAACTGGAACGACTGGCCTTGGTTGATTTCCGCACCAAACAGGGACTGGCCTGTTTGGAGAAAGCTATACGATTTGCAGATCAGCTTCATGTTGTTGACACGTCAGGGGTTGAACCAATGGATTCAGTTCTGGAGGACAG ggcattAAACCTGAGAGACGATGCAGTGATGGAAGGGGACTGTGCTGAAGAACTGCTTCAGCTCTCC AAAAACACAGCTGAAGAATATTTTGTGGCACCACCGG GAAACATTCCGCTACcaaagagggaggagagggccGCCTTGCTGAAACATTCAGAGTTATGA
- the isg15 gene encoding ubiquitin-like protein ISG15 — protein MDITICMLGTSHTLRVDPEHTVGSLKILIQDKLGVPSATQKLVFVNGMNTDLSDDSRPLSSYGLRSGARVSLLVTQPATIQVFLRNEKGKTSTYDITPDETVKHFRSRVESREGTPASQQRLIHQGREMNEGRLADYNVVALSTIDLSLRLRGG, from the coding sequence ATGGACATAACCATCTGCATGCTCGGGACTTCCCATACCCTGAGGGTGGACCCTGAGCACACCGTGGGGTCTCTGAAAATACTCATCCAGGACAAACTAGGAGTTCCCTCTGCAACGCAGAAGCTGGTGTTTGTGAACGGCATGAACACCGATCTCAGCGACGACTCGAGGCCCCTGAGCTCCTACGGCTTACGATCTGGCGCCAGGGTGTCCCTGCTGGTGACCCAGCCGGCGACCATCCAGGTGTTCCTCAGAAACGAGAAGGGGAAGACGAGCACATATGACATCACACCCGACGAGACTGTGAAACACTTCAGGAGCAGGGTCGAGAGCAGAGAGGGGACTCCGGCGAGCCAGCAGAGGCTCATTCACCAAGGCAGAGAGATGAACGAGGGCAGACTTGCCGACTACAATGTTGTAGCGCTGAGCACCATCGACCTGAGTCTCCGTCTGAGAGGAGGCTGA
- the pxmp2 gene encoding peroxisomal membrane protein 2 — MPVESLPVRDVSIHFRLLQQYLVLLKKYPILTKSVTSGILTALGNLLSQFLETRKKAKNGAQVNEIDTAAAASYAIYGLFITGPLSHYFYQLMEVWMPSTDPLCLVKRLLLDRLVFAPGFLLIFYFVMNILEAKGWTDFEKKMRGSYWTALKMNWKVWTPFQFININFVPVQFRVLFANMIALFWYAYLASVRK; from the exons ATGCCTGTGGAGAGCCTGCCAGTCCGGGATGTGTCCATTCATTTCCGTTTACTACAGCAGTATCTGGTTCTTCTGAAGAAATATCCCATCCTAACTAAGTCTGTAACGAG TGGCATCCTCACAGCTTTAGGAAATCTTCTGTCTCAGTTTTtggaaacaagaaaaaaggcCAAGAATGGAGCCCAAGTCAATGAGATTGATACAGCTGCGGCTGCAAGCTATGCCATTTATGG GTTGTTTATTACAGGACCGTTGAGCCATTACTTTTACCAGCTGATGGAAGTGTGGATGCCCAGCACAGACCCGCTCTGTTTAGTCAAACGTCTGCTACTGGATCGGCTTGTTTTTGCCCCTGGCTTTCTGCTCATTTTCTACTTTGTCATGAACATCCTGGAG GCTAAAGGGTggacagactttgaaaagaagATGAGAGGAAGTTACTGGACTGCTTTAAAGATGAATTGGAAAGTGTGGACTCCCTTCCAGTTCATCAATATCAACTTTGTGCCTGTTCAG TTCCGAGTGCTGTTTGCCAACATGATCGCCTTATTTTGGTACGCCTACCTTGCATCTGTGAGGAAATGA
- the unga gene encoding uracil-DNA glycosylase, which produces MIGQKTIHSFFSPVSKKRISKDINEAEEDAKDPKKLRSSVVEPEASSLPLAPLSPEQLDRIARNKRAALERLHASAHTPPGFGRSWREGLSEEFGKAYFKKLMDFVSEERKHHTVYPPAEHVFTWTQMCDIRDVKVVILGQDPYHGPNQAHGLCFSVKRPVPPPPSLGNMYKELVTDIEGFQHPGHGDLTGWSKQGVLLLNAVLTVRAHQANSHKDRGWETFTDAVVHWLSNNLEGLVFMLWGSYAQKKGAAINRIRHHVLQAVHPSPLSAHRGFFGCRHFSKANELLIKSGKSPVNWKAL; this is translated from the exons ATGATTGGACAAAAAACTATTCACTCGTTTTTTTCGCCTGTCTCGAAAAAGAGAATTTCTAAGGATATAAATGAAGCCGAGGAGGATGCCAAAGACCCG AAGAAGCTGAGGTCCTCGGTGGTGGAGCCAGAGGCTTCCAGCCTCCCTCTTGCTCCTCTGTCCCCGGAGCAGCTTGACCGGATAGCCCGCAACAAGAGAGCAGCGCTGGAGAGACTCCACGCTTCCGCTCACACACCTCCAGGGTTTGGGAGAAGCTGGCGAGAGGGACTGTCAGAAGAATTTGGAAAGGCCTACTTTAAAAAA TTGATGGATTTTGTTTCTGAAGAGAGGAAACACCACACTGTGTACCCACCTGCTGAACATGTCTTCACCTGGACTCAGATGTGTGACATCCGAGAT GTGAAAGTGGTGATTCTTGGCCAGGATCCATATCATGGTCCCAACCAAGCCCATGGGTTGTGCTTTAGTGTCAAAAGACCAGTGCCTCCTCCACCCAG TTTGGGGAACATGTACAAAGAGCTGGTGACGGACATTGAGGGCTTTCAGCACCCTGGACACGGAGATCTGACTGGATGGTCCAAACAag GTGTGTTGCTGCTCAACGCGGTGTTGACCGTCCGAGCGCACCAGGCCAACTCCCACAAAGACCGAGGCTGGGAGACCTTCACCGACGCTGTGGTACACTGGCTCAGCAACAACCTGGAAGGCCTCGTCTTCATGCTGTGGGGATCATATGCTCAGAAGAAGGGAGCCGCTATTAACAGG ATACGCCACCACGTCCTGCAGGCTGTACATCCTTCTCCCTTGTCTGCTCATAGAGGATTTTTTGGGTGCAGGCATTTCTCAAAGGCCAACGAGCTGCTAATTAAATCCGGAAAGTCTCCCGTAAACTGGAAGGCACTTTAA
- the alkbh2 gene encoding DNA oxidative demethylase ALKBH2: MDKFVNKSSCIYDAKSPRKKIKLESDKRIENEDEGGEFSHPVPWQKIEAEGLDCDYALLFSKEEAHHLFKQLEEEVVYSTGEEAKVQLFGKVHNIPRKQATYGDAGLTYTYSGVTRLACPWTPTLEYIRDAVTKTTVQTFNFVLVNRYKDGQDHMGEHRDDEKELDPLCPIASVSLGAPRDFIFRHRDARGKQSHRQIKPVKLELAHGSLLLMNSPTNTFWYHSLPVRRKISLPRINLTFRRILLGRKK, from the exons ATGGATAAGTTTGTGAATAAAAGCTCCTGTATTTATGATGCAAAAAGTCCACGGAAGAAGATCAAACTGGAGAGTGATAAGAGGATCGAGAATGAGGATGAGGGAGGGGAGTTCTCTCATCCTGTTCCCTGGCAGAAAATAGAGGCAGAGGGACTAGACTGTGATTATGCTCTGCTGTTCTCCAAAGAAGAAGCACACCACCTTTTTAAAcagctggaggaggaagtgGTGTACTCAACAG GAGAAGAAGCAAAGGTCCAGTTGTTTGGAAAGGTGCACAATATACCCAGAAAGCAGGCTACATATGGAGACGCAGGTCTCACCTACACTTATTCTGGGGTGACACGTTTAGCCTGCCCCTGGACTCCAACCTTGGAATATATTCGGGATGCTGTCACAAAAACAACtgtacaaacatttaactttgtTCTGGTCAACAG GTACAAAGATGGGCAGGATCACATGGGTGAGCATCGTGACGATGAGAAGGAGCTGGACCCCCTCTGTCCCATCGCCTCTGTCTCTCTGGGAGCGCCACGAGACTTTATCTTCCGGCACAGAGATGCTCGGGGAAAACAGAGCCACCGACAGATCAAACCCGTGAAGCTGGAGCTTGCTCATGGAAGCCTGCTCCTTATGAACTCACCGACCAACACTTTTTGGTACCACAGCCTGCCTGTTCGCAGAAAGATTTCCTTGCCTCGTATCAACCTCACCTTTAGGCGCATCCTACTGGGAAGAAAGAAATGA